ATCACAACAAATTACAGAAATCAACTACTAATATAGAAGTAAGCTTGTAAAGATAAATtcaagacacacacaaaaaaaggaatagaaaaagaaaagttggtaGAGATCAGGGAAGTCATCTCAGAGAACAGCCAAACTCAGAGCTggtgtaggcagagggagaaaacagcATGTCCCAGGAGTTCATTGGAGAAGACAAGTGGCTAGACAGAAAAACATGATTCAGTCATGAAAGGCCTTAAATGCCATGCTAGTATTTTGGACTTTATCTTGAAATTAATGggaaccggggatccctgggtggctcagtggtttagcgcctgccttcagcccagggagtgatcctggagttccgggatcaagtcccacatcaggctccctgcatggagcctgcttctccctctgcctgtgtctctgcctctctctctctcttatgtgcctctcataaatgaatataaataaaatcttaaaaaaaaaaaagaaattaatgggaACCAATTACTTACTTAGCAGAAAAGTGAAACGATCAGGGTTGCATTTTAGAACATTCTGACATAAGTAAGGGTGAAGGGTTTGAAGGCCAGGCAACACTGATGCAAAATAGTTAAATGGCTATTGTGGTACTTTAGTCTTCAACACAGGAATTAAGTGAATGCTAAGTATGGCTGAGTGTGGAGGAGGACTCAATGACCAGGCTTCTGTCTGGCACAACTGGCCAGAGATtattgctaacatttattaagatcTGTGCCAGAAACCACGCTAAGCATTTGACATGCATGagctcatttaattctctccACAAACCCCTATGTacaattattctcattttacaggggaaactaaaatttatgttaaataacttgccaagaTCATGATTAAATCTAGATCTTTCTAAACAAAAAGCTTAgacagccctagtggctcagtggtttagtgccgccttcggcctggggcgtgatcctggagacctgggatggagtcccacatcgggcatcctgcatggagcctgcttctccctctgcctgtgtctgtgtctctctctctctccggtgtctctgcctctctctctctctctctctgtctctcattattgaattaaaaaaaaaaaacaaaaacttaaatacACATAGTGCAAGTCCCAATATCTTCCTTTCCCTTCAAATACCTACATTTAACACATCACTCCATAATTACTTTATCTTGTTAGTATTCAGGGAGGTATTATTCCTTAATGTTTTCAGTTAACATATAGGCAAACTCTCGTTTCATACTTAATTCActtctgaaaattttaaagtacaatGTCAGTTTCACAACAGAGTCCCAATTTTAAAGCAGTACCTGTTTCCAGAGCACTAAACATTTTAAGATTCTTAACTTGTGATTGGAATCGACCTGTCAGAGGCAATCCAGTGCACGTCGAAGAAATGTCACAGGTGCCTAAGATCAGGATGATCAGGATATGAGGTACTGCATCTACCTCTCTGCAACTGGGTAAGCACCAAACCACCACTCTCCTGAACCCAATGCAAGGATAAAAGGATTAGGGAACTTTCTATTCATTTTATGACCATAAGGTATCTTCTAGCTTCTCAGAGCAGGGAGTGGAAGGTCTTTCTCCCTGCCATGACAGCACAAACTGATTGGACTTCAGGCAGCTATCCAGTTACCCTCTTTACACATGAGGCCTCTCAACTGGTTATTTGCTAAAATCCATCATTGTTCACTGCTCTGAGGGACATGGACAACGGTCAGGAAAGTGACTAGAACAAGCAGGGGATATTACCACTCCTTGGTATTTTGGAGGGGGCTCAGGAGAAACTGTAATCTCAGAGGAATACTGCCAAGTAACAGGCCTGGCTCTATTATCACAAACGGTACCCTACCATTTTGTCAAAGGCCAGAACTTTATTCTTCAGCAGCAGCAATTGGCCAGAGGTGAAACAATGCCTGGACTCAAAATCACTCAAAAGTGACATTAAAGACCacattcagggcagcctgggtggctcagcagtttagtgccgccttcaacccaggacgtgatcctggagacctcggatcgagtcccgcgtcaggctccctgcatggagcctgcttctccctctacctatgtctctgcctctctctctcttctctgtgtattcgcatgaataaataaaatctttaaaaaaaaaaaaaatgaccacattCAGAGACTAAAAAGGGACCTAACTTGAAAATGAGGTTGTACAAAGGTAACAAAATTGAACACCACCTATATACAGAATTTTTTCAACCACAGTGTAAGTTTCTGGAGGGCAAGGATGAGATCTATTTCTAAGCTAAGCTACTTCTATGCTGTACCCTATAATATGCTTTGTTCACCTTGGGCCTTACTGATGAGGGTAAGAAAAATGATCAAGTACTGAAAGGCAAGGAACAGTGGTTCCAGCATATCTTTTTGCAGGCCTGCCTAAGTCAATTAAGTATGTTAACTGTGAAAGGGAAAAAGGATATTGAAGACTAAAATTAAGACCAGAGAATTGGATTTCATGCACTTATAGCACAAGGGGGCAGTGTTTGAACACTAGTAATCTGGAGTGCTTGGCAGTCTGTTTACCCTCCCTCCTTTTTAAACACCATACTGAGGGCTGGAGCCTTGGTAAGGAGAGATGGGCTAGTCACTCCACCTACCCACTGTGTTCTCCTACAGAGGTTGGCACCAGCTCTCCTTATACTAGCAGCGTAGCTATCAGGGAGCAAggccaaaggaaacaaaaggaagcaGAGGAGCTAGTCTTCCCACAGAGATAACATACGAAAGAGTGCTTGTTGAACAGGAGTAGAGGAGACAGTAGGGATCTCTGCCTGCAAACTACTTTGAATTGGATGGGCCAgggattctcaaactttaacaaGCACCAGAATCACTTCCAGGGCTTGTTAAAATAGATTACTGGGCTCTAACCCCAATTTCCAATTCAAGAGAGTCTAAAGTAGGCCccagaatttgcatttcaaaCAATTTCCAGGGTGATGATGATACTGCTGATCTGAAGACCagactttgagaatcactgctgtaGATATTTCTGGCTCTGTGCccttatatttcttaatattcgctcattctctcttttctaccATCCACCTACcgctttatttcttctttactatCCCTTCATTAGCTTCCtttaggaaaactgaaaaaaagacagaaaacaggaGCGAATGTTAGGTTTGTCTTAAGATTTCCTCTGGACAAGGACTCCAGCACTAGTCTGGTTGATGGGTGTTTCAGTGGCAATTTATTCCAAATACATAGATGCCTCCTCTCCTTTTATCTAACAGTTGGTAGAGGGGGGACAGTTCAGTAAAGAGTAACAGATGCTTTTCCAATAATTTCCTGCTTTGGGTTTCATAAGAATTGGGTAGGAAATGGTAGATATATTTCACTACATTTTAGAAAAGTTCCTCACCTCTCTTAgactatttaataaatttttcccctcctccccctttttgTCCCTCcccaataaatttttattatagctAAATATATAGGAAATTTGCCATTGTAACCATttaatgtacagttcagtggcattaagcatattcacagtgttgtgcaactatcaccatcaTCTGTCTCTGGAACTTGTACAGCTTCCCGAACtaaaattctgtacccattaaacactaactacCCATGCCCCACTCCCGGCCAGTGcttggcaactaccattctactcttaGACTACTTTCtgacttactttctttttcatgtaATAAAAGACAGAGTCCATTGTTAACTATGCGACTGCTTCTATGTATGCAGGCCTTCTTACATATATGTGACTGAATTTATTAcaagaaaagtaagagaaaataggatcagagaaagaaagattagCTGGATAGGGATTTTCATACTGGGCCTACTATCCACAGGCCTCAGCAGCCCTGCCACGGATCCGGCCGGTTCTTTCGCATCAAGAAGTTGATTTTGCGAGCCATTTCCATGTTGTAGATACGCCGGCAGGTTTCAtagctttctctttgtcttcGGCGACAAGGCTTTTCATAGTACCGTCGTCGCTTAATGTCCTCAATGAGCCCATCCATGGTGAGGATTCTGTATTAAAGCAGGCAATGAAGTTAGAAATGTGGgctcattattattcttttccaaTTTCACAGATGGCCAGAAGTCAACTGACAAACAATTGGTGTCTATAAAAATCATGATGTGAAATGGTGGTTATATAGCATTAACTGCCTACATATAGAGGTCCTATATAGGAATTTGTAAGAAATAGCAAAGCAATTAATTACACAGTCCTTGCTCTTGGTAAGTTTATAGTCAGGATATTTCTATCCTTTTTTCTACCACAGCACGCCTGAGGAATGTGACACAGTCCTTAAGAACAAGGGCTCTCTATAGCAATGATTCTCAACCAAGGGGTCATTTCAGAATCTTCAGATGGGATGGGTCATTTGGAGTAGGAAAAACAAATCACTAGGAGTGATTCCTAGACAGCAAATGCTGTCCCATCTCTAAAGTTTAACTGACACAGCTGAAGTTCTGTAGGCCCGAGATATCCCCGGACCTACTTAATACAAGGAAAGAGGCTATCACACCAATGATACAAATAAGAGCATTAAATAAAAGCCTCACCCATCATTTTTCCATGTACCATAAGCTCCAACCAGACTACTTTGCTGACTACTCCCTAAACACCCTTTGATACCAAGTCTTTATTCATGCTGTTTCCGCAACCTAGAATGCCACCCCACCTCCAGTTGCTAACCTTCTGAAATTTCCCTCATCTTCTTGATGCCAAGCCTAGACGCCACCTTTCCAGAAGTTTCTTATCTtcttaaagaaaatcatttcttttgttgCAGAACTACTTAGCGATTGTTTCATTCCTCCATTCTAAtagttatttatataaacatctcCCTCATTAGACTCAAaactctctgagcagggagcctgactcagggctgtattccaggatcctgagatcatgacctgagccaaaggcagacacttaaccaactgaaccaccaggtgtcccaacaataTGCACTTCTTGTACTGCTTTCCTAGATAATCCCGGATAACCCCAGCCACAAAGTATGAATTTTCTAAATTCATAAAGAAGCCAAAAAGAGATCTTCACACCTCAGGCCCTAAGCTTCTGGAACTTGAATCTCTTcgtatatttttgtttctaaccattcctcttctttctgatcaaattctttcctttttaatatgtagttcttttttttccaaaagctaTTCCTAAATTGTTCTAATacctaaaataaagtaaatagaagtaaataaaagtaaaaaaagtaatgccacacttttttaaaaagatatatgtatttatttttgaggggaAACCACAagtaaggggagaggcagaaagagaggaagagagaatcctcaagcagactcttggctgagcaaggagcctgacgtggggctcgatcctaagacaccgagatcatgacttgagccaaaatcaagtctgcCACTTAACCAAATGgaccacgcaggtgccccagaaatgctATATTTCTTAACTAGGATAATTGAGTGTGCCAAGAGTACAATCCAGAGACAAAAGTCTCTGGATAAAGTTGATACATTTGCCCAAAGAACcaatttcagggacgcctgggtggctcagcggttgagtgtctgcctttggctcagggcatgatcccagagtcccgaggtcaagtcccacattgggctcccctccaggagcctgcctctccctctgcctgtgtctctcacaaataaataaataaaatcctaaaaaaaaacccaacaatttTAACTTGAACAGGGGTGGAGGTGCTACCCTTAAAACAGATGCAATggcaatgaattaaaaaaaaaaaaaaatcacctaaaaaaatcatgcttgggtagctcagtggttgagcgtctgcctccggcttaggttgtgatcccagcatcctgggataaAATCCTGCATCTGGCtttccacaaggagcctgcttctccctctacctatatgtctctgcctctctctgtgtctctcatgaacaaataaaatcttaaaaaaaaaaaaaaaatcacctaaaattttcattaaaaaaagagaaacttcaaAGAGAACCCATGTTTGCTTATAGTAGCAGAAACCCTATAGTTCTTTCACTCTCCTTTGCTGTTAAGGATACCTTTGGGAAGGTCTAACAAACATTAAGAGATtgacaaaagataaagaaacattTACATTCATTAAATAGACACTTACTGAGAGCTTTCTATGCGCCAGACATTTTGGCAAATGTAagggatataaaaatgaaaatgcacagGTCTCTGCTCTTAAGAAGTTTATTACAATCCTGGCTCAAAACTAAAATCTCatgggacattttaaaaaatgctgctgGTCAGATGCCACTGCCCAGACTTAGTCTCGAGGGGGGCCTTGGCATCAAGAGGTTTTTTAAAGGTTCCCCAAGTGATTCCAAATTGGTAGCCAGGGTTGAAATCCGCATGGTGTCACACTGGCCAGTTTCCTTCGGTTTCTGACTAAAATTAGCACTTATACCTAGGAAAAAAGTATGCACAAACTGCCATTCACCtacaaagagaatcttaaaagaagtATGGGGCTGCTGTTtaacaaaaagaagaatgaaagaaagaaagacaaaaaaagagcAATATGAAAACAGATACCTAAGAACAAGATCTGAGATAGTGCCAGGCCAGGCCAGATGGCAGAAAACCAAACATGCCTCACCTTCtgccatgtatttatttttctctcacctACCACCCATTTGCACCTGGAATCAGGAAGGatttttagagaaaatttaaaaaaggaaaaaaaatggaaaagaaaaactctaatgttaattaaaataaaaatatattggctAAATACGGATTTTGGAAGATGTAGATATACAGATATTTGGTTCTAAGTTAATTAGAAAGATCCCAAAGACACCAGAAAAGTCTTCTCTCAGAAGGTAGAGAAGGCCTAATGTTTTCTTCAAGTCTAACATCAATGGAAAGAGGATCACCTTCACGGAGGAAATTAGAAATATTctgtttttcagtgtttttggttttttttaagattttatttatttattcatgaaagacacagaaagagagaggcagagacataggcagagggagacgcaggctccatgcagcctgatgtgggacttgatcctagaactctaggatcacgccctgagccgaaggcagacgctcaaccactgagccacccaggagtccctgtttttcaggttttaaatttttgtaacTGGAAATGGAGATGGGAAAGCAGAGCATACAGGGGGAATAAAtgctattatttcaaaataagattaGCAATAGGCTAAGTAGAGGAGCCTTGGTTGGGAAGTATCACTATCTATAAGAAAAGTCCTTCCAGTATCAGCAGCAAACTGGATCATCATGACAAAAAAAggcttaattttcttatcttttcatcTTCAGTCCACCTTGAGCATAACCTGATGATCaaggaagatagagaaaaaacagcTACAGTAAATTTTTaatcattcaaaataaataaacagggacacctgggtggctcaatggttgatcatctgccttcggctcagggagtgatcccggggtcctggtatggagtcccacatcaggccccccacagggaacctgattctcctctacctatgtctctgtctctctcatgaataaacaaataagcaaaacaaaaataaataaataagcaaacaaatcacccacaaagcaaaaccaaaagggTAAAAATCTTCCTTGCAATGACTTCcaaattatgaaaataactaACACacaatgcctactatgtgccaagcactgttctaagcaatttaatcatattaactaatttattttttttttttaatttttttttttaatttatttatgatagtcacagagagagagagagagagagagaggcagagacacaggcagagggagaagcaggctccatgcaccgggagcccgacgtgggattcgatcccgggtctccaggatcgcgccctgggccaaaggcaggcgccaaaccgctgcgccacccagggatccccatattaactaatttaatcctcacatccaccctgtgaggtaggtgctattttattattagttccactttacagatgaagaaactgaggcagagacattaAGTAGCTTACCATAGATCATGaagctaataaatggcagagctgagatctATTTGAACCGGGCAGTCTACTACAGggtctgtgttttgttttgttttgttttcctaagatttgtttatttgagagagagagcgcatgaacATGCAAGATGTGAGGAGAGAAAATGtccagcagactctccattgaacGTAGAgtttgactcagggcttgatcccattaccccaagatcatgacctgagctgaaatcaggagtcattcattcaaccaactgaaccacccaggtgccccagggggcTGTACTCTTATATTCAAGCCATCATCAAAGCTTTGGTCAAAAGTTTTAAAGTTGTAGCTACTTCCTTGATACAAACATAAAAAATGGTTCAATAAATAATCCTGcaccataaattattttttcattccttgCCAAAGTaactcatttcttaaaaatcaaaattttgagggcacttgggtggctcagttggttgggcatctgccttgagTTCAAGTCGTGGTCccgagttctgggatccagccccacatggggcttcctgctcagtgggggacctgcttctccctctcctccccactcatgttctctcactatttgtctttctcaaataaataaaatctttaaattttgattttttaatcaaaattttgcttttgtgttaTTTGCACTTTAGGAACAGTGGAGGTTAGTGGAGCTAAAGCTAAGcctttataaatttgttttaccATCAATTAATGGCTAGACTTTGACATCCCTCAATAATATAAACATCTCAATCACCCTGGCTAATAGACCCATCTAAATCCACCAAAATAAATCATAGGAAGACTTACAGGTAAAgatcagaaaaacaatagaggaaCCTGCATGACTTCCTTTTCCCAAATTCAGCATTTAATCTCACTAGCTAATTCACTATGGAGTCTATAAAGACATTCAATTTGTGCTTATTCTACAGGGGCAGAGAAAAGTTATTAGATACATCAACCCTCTCACAGAGGTGCCACCTGGTCTGAAATAGGAAAGAGTTGGGAATGAGCagtgatagaaaaaaatgatacagggaaacctgggtggctcagtggttgagcacatgccttcggcccagaacatgatcctggggtcctgggatcgagtcccacattgggctccctgcatggagccagcttctctctgtgtgcctctcatgaatgaataaaaatattttttaaaaaaatgaaaaaaaaatgatacagggAATCTTCCCACATAGTACTTAACTGAGTATCTTTAGGGGACAGCTTCTGCCCAAGGATACAACTGGTATGCACACACATAGAATGAGGTAATGGGGCTGATCTAAGACCAGATCCTTCTAACAGACACacaatcagggcacctgggtagctcaatccattaagcgtctgcctttggcctaggccatgatcccggagtcctgggatcgagcccctatTGGActccctattcagtggggagcctgcttctctctctatccctcaccccactcatgctctctctcaaataaatacaatcttaaaaaaaaaaaaaaaaaaaagacaatacagaAACCATCTTGAGCCTGCAACTGCTTCTCACAGCACCTTCGCCCTCATTTAATATGGTCTTCTGTCATCCAACACTCCACACCTACAACTCTGCTAAGAActagtttctctttcatttaccCTCTCAGACCCCAACAACCCTAATAAGCCcaatcaaatattcttttttttttttaagattgtatttgagagagagtgagagagagtacaagcagagtggagagaagcaggctccctgctcagcagagagccccacatgggacaactccaggaccctgagatcatgaccggagccgaaggcagacacttaactgactgagccacccaggcaccctcaaataAATAGGTGTCTACATCTCCAGAGGAACTAGAACACTGCATAgaaaggtgtattttttttttttttttttttatgatagtcacacagagagagagagagagagagaggcagagacataggcagagggagaagcaggctccatgcaccgggagcccgacgtgggattcgatcccgggtctccaggatcgcgccctgggccaaaggcaggcgccaaaccgctgcgccacccagggatctctagaAAGGTGTATTTTACACCCCTCTCCACCATTCAATAATCATGTGATCCAAGAAACATAATTTACATGTCCTAAGCTTCCCTTACTTGTGTAATAAAGCTACCATTTTATTGGCCTTAAGGTAGAAGGCCAGCTCATATATTCTCTTAAGATCTCTTTCATATAATTCTTTGATAATTCAATTCAACAAGCATCTGTTTCTTTCATactggagagagaaaatgatgaaGCGAGACAGAAAATCAAAATCCTTATAACCAGTGATAAGGGAAGACTAATTAACTATTGGCCTGAGAACATATGATGGTAAGGTATTCTTTATTACAGCTCTTCTACACCTCTTTAGTCTAGCATTCAAAAACCTTTCAAaacagggcagcttgggtggcttggcggtttggcgctgccttcagcccagggcctgatcctggggaaccgggatcgagtcccacgtcaggcttcctgcatggagcctgcttctccctctgccagtgtctctgcctctctttctgtgtctctcatgaataaataaataaaatctgggcagcccgggtggctcaacagttcaGCACCGCCTTAGGCcaaggacatgatcctggagaccagggttcgagtcccgtgtggggctccctgcgtggagcctgcttctccctctgcctgtgtctctgtctctatgtctctcatgaatagataaataaaatcttaaaaaaaaaaaaacctttcaaaacAGCTCTTCGGAtactcctagttcatttccacCTTTGTTTTTGCTAATGCTGTAACCTTTCTCAAACCTGTTAAGACTTTTCCATCTCTTGCTCGTTTCTCCAAGATCCCAGATCTGAATTCATCTACTAGCCTTGTCCGACACCAATCCCTCAACTTTATATTTATCACATACTACGTTCCCGCTGTCCAGTTACATTTTGATTTTCCCTTTGGGCTCCTTAAGTCTTGGGAGAGAATTCAGGCTCTGTATAAACAAACTTCATACTGTTAGGTTTGGgggaaaa
This is a stretch of genomic DNA from Canis lupus baileyi chromosome 12, mCanLup2.hap1, whole genome shotgun sequence. It encodes these proteins:
- the MRPS21 gene encoding small ribosomal subunit protein bS21m gives rise to the protein MAKHLKFVARTVMVQEGNVEGAYRTLNRILTMDGLIEDIKRRRYYEKPCRRRQRESYETCRRIYNMEMARKINFLMRKNRPDPWQGC